In the genome of Oncorhynchus nerka isolate Pitt River linkage group LG27, Oner_Uvic_2.0, whole genome shotgun sequence, the window GAGGTGCCGGATCCTGTTCTGGCAAGATCTAACTGAAATGAAGCACTGCACCCATCAAGTGCCGGTTCagaccccctttgcctccagagcAGCCTGAATTTTTCGGGGCATGAATTCTATTAGGTGTCGGAATATTtggttgctcaattggtatcaagagacctaacgtgtgccaggaaaacattccccacaccagtaCACTACCGCCACCAgtctgtactgttgacaccaggcaggatgggtccGTGGATTCATGCTGCTTacaccaaatcctgactctgccatcagcataaTACAACAGCATTTGTCGGTGATCGCATCCCCACTGGAgctgcttcttcttgtttttagctgataaggaaaggaacccagtgtggttgtctgCTGCTATAGCCCATTTGTGGCAAGGATCGACAAGTTGTGTGTTCCGAGATGCCCTTCTGCGCCGTTATATGTCTATTTGTGGCccacctgttagcttgcacgattcttgccattttCCTTCAACAAGCTGTTCttgcccacaggactgccactgACTGATGATTTTGTGATGATCATACCATGCTCAAAgttgcttaggtcactcgttttgcccattctaacattcaattgaacagtaactgaatgcctcgatgcccgTCTTATATACCAAGCCACAGCcaagtgactcactgtctgtacaAGCGATCCATTTTTGTGAACAGGGTATTGTACCAAATAAACTGGCCAGAGTGTGTACGTTATCAACAGAGAATTGATAATAAAAAAGGATTGTAGCATCCTGCTCATAAATTTACATGTAAGTCGAATTGAGTGTAAACGACGTCCTTTACGAAACAAGGCATAGAACAAATTGTGTTTTGGGTAGAGAAAACGGTCATCAAATATCTTGTGAAAGACTTATTTCACATTTCTGAAAGATCACATTGTTATTTTCTGGAATGCAATCTACATAGTACAAAATTGCTGTGATATAAGTGTATGACTTGACCATCTTATAATCAGTGATAAGATTCCCAAGTACAACAGGTCTCACAAGTATGGAACAAACAGCCAACATCCCAAATAACAGCACACAAGTCTCTCAGTGCTTTTATACTTCATCTGtgccttttttcttcttcttcttcttcttattcaGGGGTAGAATGTCCTCTTCTGGCCTCTTCTGCTCCTCATCGGATTTAGCATTAGGTGAGGATTCTCCACAGTGCTCTATCTCTCCACACTCCCCCTGGAGAGCTTTCCTTTTCTTATTTTTCTTTGGGACAGGGCTGTTATTATGgtcctctctttctgcctcctctcctttgttgttgttgttcttcttCATTTTCTCTGAGCTGGGGGACTCCGGCAGGGAATGTGTAATCTGCCTGGGGAGAGCTGATGATAGGAGGTCTGTGACTGACACTGCTGCCTCTCTCAGTCTCATCTCCatttcactgtcactgtcactagaATAACATTGCAGAAACAAACATTTATTACAGTATGCAATGCTACTGTATAAGGATTCCTCCCAACGTAGAAATGAAGGTGACATCAAACCACCTCACACATCCCAATGGTTAAAAGGCCAGGCCTAAATAGAACAAGCATCACCTCGAGCTGGGGATGGGCCTGCGCcttacaggaggaggagggggatcaATGGTAAACTCTCCTGGGACAGATGTGGTGAACAGCCGGAAACCTTCAAAACCTAGAAATAAGATCAAGATCACAACCAGCATCTACATCACATGACACATTTTGTAATTACTGTACCAGTTTCAATGCAAACCAATTTATGGATAAACCCTCACCATCTTCACATTTGGTTGACTCTGTGCAGGGTCTTGATGTTTCTGCAGATATCACTGAAATACAACTGAACATCAAATTTCAAAGTTGGATTAAAGTAGGCGACTG includes:
- the LOC115111189 gene encoding protein CUSTOS-like gives rise to the protein WHTQCQPGSCISVISAETSRPCTESTKCEDGFEGFRLFTTSVPGEFTIDPPPPPVRRRPIPSSSDSDSEMEMRLREAAVSVTDLLSSALPRQITHSLPESPSSEKMKKNNNNKGEEAEREDHNNSPVPKKNKKRKALQGECGEIEHCGESSPNAKSDEEQKRPEEDILPLNKKKKKKKKGTDEV